One window of the Haloarcula limicola genome contains the following:
- a CDS encoding IclR family transcriptional regulator, with the protein MDNDPRPAETVEAVERAVGVLTALKDLDGAGVTELSEYLGMSKSGVYKQLSTLVKTGMVTKQQTEYRLSFRFLLLGEYVKTNSQLYAIGADEVDKLAEKSNYFAYLTAMDSEYAYCIHTADGEDSVVPNLSVGKQITLHSSAAGKAILSQLSDAKRDRLLDGTLTGKTENTITDRATLEDELQTIRQEGIAFEDEENVPGMRGVGAPILSEDGGVVGAVAVSGPLSLLTEDHFTEEVPALVRQTKNFVEVKFSLESRDPLGEGSHIPEDLY; encoded by the coding sequence ATGGACAACGACCCACGGCCCGCTGAAACGGTCGAAGCCGTCGAGCGGGCGGTCGGTGTCCTCACCGCGCTCAAAGATCTCGACGGGGCCGGCGTCACAGAACTCTCCGAGTATTTGGGGATGTCTAAGAGCGGCGTCTACAAACAGCTATCGACGCTTGTCAAAACAGGGATGGTGACGAAACAGCAGACCGAATATCGGTTGAGTTTCCGTTTCCTTCTGTTGGGTGAGTACGTCAAGACGAACAGCCAGCTGTACGCCATCGGGGCAGACGAAGTGGACAAACTGGCCGAGAAGAGCAACTACTTCGCCTATCTCACCGCGATGGACTCAGAGTATGCGTACTGTATCCACACCGCCGACGGCGAAGACTCCGTGGTACCGAACCTCAGCGTTGGAAAGCAGATTACGCTCCACAGTTCTGCCGCTGGGAAAGCCATTCTTTCCCAGCTGTCCGATGCGAAGCGTGATCGGCTGCTAGATGGCACACTGACTGGAAAAACTGAGAACACAATTACGGACCGAGCGACGTTGGAAGACGAACTCCAGACCATTCGCCAGGAAGGCATCGCGTTCGAAGACGAGGAGAACGTTCCGGGGATGCGCGGTGTCGGTGCTCCAATCCTCTCGGAGGACGGCGGCGTTGTCGGTGCTGTCGCCGTCTCCGGCCCCCTTTCTTTGTTGACAGAGGACCACTTCACCGAAGAGGTTCCGGCGCTGGTCAGACAGACGAAAAACTTCGTCGAAGTCAAGTTTTCGCTCGAATCACGTGACCCACTCGGAGAGGGGTCACATATCCCCGAAGACCTCTACTGA
- a CDS encoding winged helix-turn-helix domain-containing protein has product MTDKATKPGVGGSTALSSLLGETVERAILTALVETAGSECTPSQICQRADITLETFYEHVDKLEDADLVRYTYVVGNGPVYEVERTALANELRTIMTDDS; this is encoded by the coding sequence ATGACTGATAAGGCTACTAAGCCCGGTGTTGGAGGCAGTACCGCGCTCTCCAGTCTGCTTGGAGAAACGGTCGAACGGGCGATACTGACGGCACTGGTTGAGACAGCAGGATCCGAATGCACTCCATCGCAAATCTGCCAGCGGGCCGATATCACTCTCGAAACCTTCTATGAACACGTCGACAAACTGGAGGACGCCGATTTGGTGCGCTATACGTATGTCGTCGGTAACGGTCCTGTATACGAGGTCGAACGAACTGCCCTCGCCAATGAACTGCGTACGATCATGACGGATGACTCCTGA
- a CDS encoding beta-agarase, translated as MTLEQDDDDVWWFIGPDGDQFVSLGVNHIEPHLWLGSYNEPETLERHGEDFTTMYGTFNPYGDAAEDWIENIVDDVSELGFNSFGRHVQAGIPHQYYANDIYYVAPMNTAPIASWKQVQENAFKKFGPFPDPFSDAFERDISHRVEQVCKKHRSEENLLGYFYADLPWWQLRPDEQRDYDENTFIYPWATAIVQMDATAAGKQRWLEVLRDGYDSAKEVAAVYDVDADSWDELARHTDWFDPADDESVRADLLELMQGVAERWYGLHEEYIRQYDEKHLILGDKQNFIPEWLFPFLEEYVDVTLIQKYEPFEAHHAKAERLYEETGNPIINGDGSFSVVRDEQSEAGSKGYHFDTEEEVGEAYRRYVRKSLEQPYMLGWHHCGVLEQWDDSERGDIETSETGFLDPYENEYTAITDRIEEANRMANQWHADATDGGVSDD; from the coding sequence GTGACGCTCGAACAGGACGACGACGACGTGTGGTGGTTCATCGGTCCCGACGGTGACCAATTTGTCTCACTCGGAGTCAACCACATCGAGCCGCATTTGTGGCTCGGGTCGTACAACGAGCCCGAGACGCTCGAACGCCACGGTGAGGACTTCACCACGATGTACGGCACGTTCAACCCATACGGTGACGCCGCCGAAGACTGGATTGAGAACATCGTCGACGACGTCTCCGAACTCGGCTTCAACTCGTTCGGCCGGCACGTGCAGGCGGGCATCCCGCACCAGTACTACGCTAACGACATCTACTACGTCGCACCGATGAACACGGCACCTATCGCCTCCTGGAAACAGGTCCAGGAGAACGCGTTCAAGAAGTTCGGTCCGTTCCCAGATCCGTTCTCCGATGCGTTCGAGCGCGACATTTCACATCGTGTCGAACAGGTATGCAAGAAACACCGCTCAGAAGAGAACCTCCTCGGGTACTTCTACGCGGACCTCCCGTGGTGGCAACTCCGGCCCGACGAACAGCGCGACTACGACGAGAACACCTTTATTTATCCCTGGGCCACGGCCATCGTTCAGATGGACGCGACAGCAGCAGGCAAGCAGCGGTGGCTAGAGGTTCTCCGAGACGGCTACGACAGCGCCAAGGAGGTCGCTGCGGTCTATGACGTCGACGCTGACTCCTGGGACGAGTTGGCTCGACACACGGATTGGTTCGACCCGGCCGACGACGAGTCTGTTCGGGCCGACCTCTTAGAACTGATGCAAGGGGTGGCAGAGCGCTGGTATGGGCTCCACGAGGAGTACATTCGACAGTACGACGAGAAACACCTCATCCTCGGTGACAAGCAAAACTTCATCCCCGAGTGGCTGTTCCCGTTCCTCGAAGAGTACGTCGACGTCACGCTCATCCAGAAATATGAACCGTTCGAGGCCCACCACGCGAAGGCTGAACGGCTTTATGAGGAGACAGGGAACCCTATCATCAACGGTGACGGCTCGTTCAGCGTGGTAAGAGACGAACAGTCCGAGGCAGGGTCGAAGGGGTACCACTTCGACACCGAAGAGGAAGTCGGTGAAGCGTATCGTCGGTACGTCCGAAAGAGCCTCGAACAACCGTACATGCTTGGATGGCACCACTGTGGGGTTCTGGAGCAGTGGGACGACTCAGAGCGGGGAGACATCGAGACGAGCGAGACTGGCTTCCTGGATCCCTACGAGAACGAGTATACGGCCATCACGGACCGCATCGAGGAGGCAAACCGGATGGCCAACCAGTGGCACGCCGACGCGACCGATGGAGGTGTCTCAGATGACTGA